In one window of Rhodanobacter sp. FDAARGOS 1247 DNA:
- a CDS encoding response regulator: protein MLANRVLLVEDDADTRELTALLLHHAGYEVIAAADLAAGIAISRQQPNIDVLMADMYLGRGQTGTSLIRRLRDDGLRMPIVLTSANSEAFAEARELNVTFLPKPYGRQTLLSVVAMASAGGI, encoded by the coding sequence ATGCTCGCCAACCGGGTTCTTCTGGTCGAAGACGACGCCGACACCCGCGAACTCACGGCACTGTTGCTGCATCACGCCGGCTACGAGGTGATCGCGGCTGCCGACCTCGCAGCCGGCATCGCGATATCGCGACAGCAGCCGAACATCGACGTGCTGATGGCCGACATGTACCTGGGCCGCGGCCAGACCGGAACCTCGCTCATACGCAGGCTGCGCGACGACGGCCTGCGCATGCCCATCGTGCTCACCTCGGCCAACAGCGAGGCGTTCGCCGAGGCGCGCGAGTTGAACGTGACATTCCTGCCCAAGCCCTACGGCCGCCAGACCCTGCTGTCGGTGGTGGCCATGGCCAGCGCCGGCGGTATCTGA
- a CDS encoding DUF4142 domain-containing protein translates to MSMRPFMRAAAGLLLCGLAFAACAQSGHDQTPLVANAADSKFMTRAASDGMAEVAMGQLALEKSSQAGVKQLAQRIVDDHTRANDKLRALAQARQVTLPAAPDDEAQQSASAMKALDAKKFDKAWAAAMVRDHQKAVALFAAAAGRTQDPEMRAFAQATLPTLKTHLELARQLQDQLDMPAARDQAMSHRAAMDASFDHTRPAGAATVAAPAAAGSISTSTNGSH, encoded by the coding sequence ATGTCGATGCGACCCTTCATGCGAGCGGCGGCTGGCCTGCTGCTGTGCGGCCTTGCCTTCGCCGCCTGCGCACAGTCCGGCCACGACCAGACCCCGCTGGTCGCCAATGCCGCGGACAGCAAGTTCATGACCCGCGCCGCCAGCGATGGCATGGCCGAAGTCGCGATGGGGCAGCTGGCGCTGGAAAAGTCCTCCCAGGCCGGCGTGAAACAGCTGGCCCAGCGCATCGTGGATGACCACACCAGGGCCAATGACAAGCTGCGGGCGTTGGCCCAGGCCAGGCAGGTCACCCTGCCCGCGGCGCCGGACGACGAGGCGCAACAATCGGCCAGCGCCATGAAGGCGCTCGACGCGAAGAAGTTCGACAAGGCATGGGCCGCGGCGATGGTCAGGGATCATCAGAAGGCCGTCGCGCTGTTCGCCGCCGCAGCCGGGCGAACGCAGGACCCCGAAATGCGCGCATTTGCCCAGGCCACCCTGCCCACGCTGAAGACGCACCTGGAGCTGGCGCGCCAGTTGCAGGACCAGCTGGACATGCCCGCCGCCCGGGACCAAGCGATGAGCCACCGCGCCGCCATGGACGCCAGCTTCGACCACACCCGCCCCGCCGGTGCCGCCACGGTGGCTGCACCCGCGGCAGCCGGTTCGATCTCGACCAGCACCAACGGGAGCCACTGA
- a CDS encoding sodium:proton antiporter, which translates to MNLLGWTASIGFLLLLMSLASGWIRHLPVTTFSLYLAAGIVAGPWCLKLLDIELTAHAHGIARLTEIALVVSLFMTGLKLRLGFSDPSWRTAARLALPAMVLTVAGVGMVAHWLFALPWPLAMLTGAILAPTDPVLASMVAVDDASDRDRLRLALSGEAGLNDGTALPFVVLALLLLGDHGSASALGRWLGLDFAWPLVGGLGIGFALGWMIGWIGVRMKTASADVTPNDVLALALMALSYAAATALSASGFLAAFAAGLGLRHVELHVVRRHPHPDLGKDDDRGAATHPPAEVLIDPRRRNPEQARKPVASMGMVVSDALSFGDTLERLIAAALVFLLGAAFANHWHPAATLLALLLFAVVRPLAIWLATIGSQIPRSRRLLIGWIGIRGIGSLNYLAYAATHGLGSTATSVVAEYVITTVVLSIVLHGITTPPLMAWRQAGMRKRGTAPPP; encoded by the coding sequence ATGAACCTGCTTGGCTGGACCGCATCCATCGGTTTCCTCCTGCTGCTGATGTCGCTGGCGTCGGGCTGGATCAGGCATCTGCCGGTGACCACCTTCAGCCTGTACCTCGCCGCCGGCATCGTGGCCGGCCCCTGGTGCCTGAAGCTGCTGGACATCGAGCTCACCGCGCATGCGCACGGCATCGCCCGGCTGACCGAGATCGCGCTGGTGGTGTCGTTGTTCATGACCGGGCTGAAGCTGCGCCTGGGCTTTTCCGATCCGTCCTGGCGCACCGCCGCGCGACTGGCCTTGCCCGCGATGGTGCTGACCGTGGCAGGCGTGGGCATGGTGGCGCACTGGCTGTTCGCGCTGCCGTGGCCACTGGCGATGCTGACTGGCGCGATCCTCGCCCCGACCGATCCGGTGCTGGCCAGCATGGTCGCGGTGGACGACGCCAGCGATCGCGATCGCCTGCGCCTCGCGCTGTCCGGAGAGGCCGGCCTGAACGACGGCACCGCCCTGCCCTTCGTGGTGCTGGCCCTGCTGTTGCTGGGTGACCATGGCTCGGCCAGCGCGCTGGGAAGATGGCTGGGCCTGGACTTCGCCTGGCCGCTGGTCGGCGGCCTGGGCATCGGTTTCGCACTGGGCTGGATGATCGGCTGGATCGGCGTGCGCATGAAGACCGCCAGCGCGGATGTCACGCCGAACGATGTTCTGGCGCTGGCCCTGATGGCGCTTTCGTATGCCGCGGCCACGGCGCTGTCGGCCTCGGGTTTCCTGGCCGCCTTCGCCGCGGGACTCGGCCTGCGCCACGTGGAGCTGCACGTGGTCAGGCGCCACCCGCATCCGGACCTGGGCAAGGACGACGATCGCGGGGCGGCAACCCATCCGCCAGCCGAAGTGCTCATCGATCCCCGCCGCCGCAACCCCGAACAGGCACGCAAGCCGGTGGCGTCGATGGGCATGGTGGTCTCGGACGCGCTCTCCTTCGGCGATACGCTTGAGCGGCTGATCGCTGCCGCGCTGGTCTTCCTGCTCGGCGCCGCGTTCGCCAACCACTGGCACCCCGCCGCCACGCTGCTGGCGCTGCTGCTGTTTGCCGTGGTGCGACCGCTGGCGATCTGGCTGGCAACGATCGGCTCGCAGATCCCCCGTTCGCGACGCCTGCTGATCGGATGGATCGGCATCCGCGGCATCGGCAGCCTGAATTACCTGGCCTACGCCGCCACGCATGGCTTGGGGTCGACTGCGACATCGGTGGTGGCGGAATACGTGATCACCACGGTGGTGCTGAGCATCGTCCTGCATGGCATCACCACGCCGCCGCTGATGGCGTGGCGGCAGGCCGGCATGCGCAAGCGCGGCACGGCGCCTCCTCCATGA